The DNA segment AGGCCGGTGATCATGAAGGCGAACGCGATCGCGTAGTTCCACGGGCCGAGGTCGGCCATCCAGCGCAGCGCCGCGGGCGCCTGACTGCCGAGGGCGGCCAACTGAAACACCATCAACCAGACGAGGCCGATCAACATCAGACCGATGAACAAGGATACGAACCACACACTCGACGGTCCGGCCTTGACCTTCACCGGTGTGCGGCTGACCGCGCTGACGGCGAAGCCGTTCTTCTTGCGGACCTTGGACTTGGGCATTGTTACCTCGTGGATACCTCAACAAGACGAGTGGGACGGTGCGACGAGTACGGTTGCAGCTGGGGGCATACCGTGGCTACGAGCCTAACCCACCCGGCACCGTGACCAGGAAACGGAGACGCGATGATCGATGGGCGCCGCTCCGCGTGGCGCCTCGGCGTCCCGCCGGTGTGTTTGCTGGCCGGGCTGCTGCTGGCCGCCACCCACGGGGTGTCTGGCGGCGCCGAGATTCGTCGCAGCGACGCTCCGCGCCTGGTCGACCTTGTCCGCGAGGCGCAGGCGTCGGTGGACGGGCTCAACACCCGACGGGAAGCGCTCACCGACCAGATCGACGCGGTGCACGGCCGCTCATCGGATACGGCGTTGGCGGCGATGCTCAGACGAGCCGCCGAGCTGGCCGGTGAGGCGAATATGAACCCGGTCCACGGGCCGGGCCTGGTGGTCAGGCTCGATGACGCGCAACGCGACGCCAACGGACGCTTTCCGCGCGACGCCTCCCCCGATGACCTGGTGGTGCACCAGCAAGACATCGACGGTGTCCTCAACGCGCTGCGGAGCGCGGGCGCGGAGGCGATTCAGATGCAAGACCAGCGCATCATCGCGACCTCCGTCGTGCGCTGTGTCGGCAACACGTTGTTGCTCAACGGGCGCACCTACAGCCCGCCCTACACGATCACCGCGATCGGCAACGCCGCCGCCATGCAAGCGGCGCTGGCGGCCGCTCCCCTGGTGAGCCTCTACAAGCAGTACGTGGTCCGATTCGGCTTGGGCTACCACGAAGAGGTCAAGCCCGACGTGGCGATCGTCGGGCATTCCGGGGTGCCGCCGCTGCATTACGCGCAGCCCGCGGGTCCGATCGGATACTGAACCGGACGGTACCCTGGCACGATGCGAATCCTGGTCGTCGACAACTACGACAGCTTCGTGTTCAACCTGGTGCAGTATCTGGGCCAGCTTGGCGTTGCGGCCGACGTGTGGCGCAACGACGACGCCCGGCTCTCGGACGAGGCCGCAATCGCCGCCCGGTTCGACGGTGTCTTGCTCAGCCCGGGCCCGGGCACCCCGGAACGCGCGGGCGCGTCGGTCGGCCTGGTCCGGGCATGCGCGGCGGCGTGCACCCCGCTGCTCGGGGTGTGCCTGGGGCATCAGGCCATCGGCGTGGCGTTCGGTGCCACCGTCGACCGCGCGCCCGAGTTGCTGCACGGCAAGACCAGCAGCGTGTTCCACACGAACGTGGGTGTGCTGCAAGGGCTTCCGGATCCGTTCACGGCGACTCGATACCATTCGCTGACCATCCTGCCGGAGTCGTTGCCGCCGGAGCTGCAGGTCACCGCCCGCACCCAAAGCGGCGTCATCATGGCGGTGCGGCACACCGAGCTGCCGATCCACGGCGTCCAATTCCACCCGGAGTCGATCCTGACCGAGGGCGGCCACCGGATGCTGGCCAACTGGCTGGGCTACTGCGGATGGGCGCGGGACGAGACGCTGGTGCGCCGGCTGGAGAGCGCAGTGCGGGCCGCGGTGCGGCCGCACCTGCCCAGCGATACCGGCGCTACTGACCGAACTTCAGCGTGATGATGCCGTCCCGGTTGACGCCGGCACCGGCCGGTGGGTTCTGGTACACGATCCGGTTGTGCTGGGCGCCACCGGCGTCGACGTCGGGCCCCTTGTCCAGCACGCCCGTCCAGCCCAGCGCGCGTAACCGCGGTTCGGCGTCGACCCAGAACATGCCGGACAGGTCGGGCATGACGAACTGGTTGCCCTTGGACACCTGCAGCTCGATGACCGAATCGACCGGCACCGTGGTGCCCGCGGGCGGGTTGGTGCCGATCACGTCGCCGGCCGGCCTCGGGCTGTCCACCGCGGCCTGACTGAACTTGGTGAAGCCGTACACGTTGAGGTTTTTCTGCGCAACGTCGACGGTCTGCCCCGCGACGTCGGGAATCTGTTTGGTCTCCGGTCCCGACCCGACGATGATGGTGATCACGTTGGTGATCGCCGAGGTCTGGTTGGCCGGCGGGTTGGTGCCGATCACCTTGCCCGCCATCTCCGGGGTCGACGGCGAATTCGCCTGCCGGAACTTGCCGAACCCGGCGGCGGTCAGCTTCTTGACCGCGTCGGCATAGGTCAGCGACGAGACGTCGGGCAGTTCGCGCTGCTCCGGTCCGGTGGACACATTGATGGTGATCTCGTCGCCGGCGCCCACCGAGGCGTTGGCGCCCGGGTCGGTGCCGATGACGTGATCGGGCGGGATCGTCGAGTCGGGTTTCTGCTGGGTACGTATCTTGAAGCCGCGGTTCTGCAGTGCGGCGATAGCGTCGGCGGAGACCTGTCCGCGCACGTCGGGCACTTGAACGTCGCGGGTATTGCCGCCGAAGGTG comes from the Mycobacterium shinjukuense genome and includes:
- the crgA gene encoding cell division protein CrgA, with protein sequence MPKSKVRKKNGFAVSAVSRTPVKVKAGPSSVWFVSLFIGLMLIGLVWLMVFQLAALGSQAPAALRWMADLGPWNYAIAFAFMITGLLLTMRWH
- a CDS encoding DUF881 domain-containing protein, with the translated sequence MIDGRRSAWRLGVPPVCLLAGLLLAATHGVSGGAEIRRSDAPRLVDLVREAQASVDGLNTRREALTDQIDAVHGRSSDTALAAMLRRAAELAGEANMNPVHGPGLVVRLDDAQRDANGRFPRDASPDDLVVHQQDIDGVLNALRSAGAEAIQMQDQRIIATSVVRCVGNTLLLNGRTYSPPYTITAIGNAAAMQAALAAAPLVSLYKQYVVRFGLGYHEEVKPDVAIVGHSGVPPLHYAQPAGPIGY
- a CDS encoding aminodeoxychorismate/anthranilate synthase component II, whose translation is MRILVVDNYDSFVFNLVQYLGQLGVAADVWRNDDARLSDEAAIAARFDGVLLSPGPGTPERAGASVGLVRACAAACTPLLGVCLGHQAIGVAFGATVDRAPELLHGKTSSVFHTNVGVLQGLPDPFTATRYHSLTILPESLPPELQVTARTQSGVIMAVRHTELPIHGVQFHPESILTEGGHRMLANWLGYCGWARDETLVRRLESAVRAAVRPHLPSDTGATDRTSA